The following is a genomic window from Candidatus Rokuibacteriota bacterium.
CCTCGCCGCCGGCGGCACGCGGAGCAACGCGCGTTACGGCTACGTGCACCGGGCCACGGCGTAGGGCAGGCACGGCGGAGCGGACCGGGTGCTGGAGGAATGACCAAGCGCGCGCAGGCCATGCTGGCCCAGATGGACCGGGCCACGGCGCGCTGGGTCCTCCCCATCATCGGACGGGAAAAGGGGCGCTTCGTCGCCCGGCTCATCGCCCGTGAGCGCCCCACGCGGGCGCTCGAGATCGGGTCGCTGATCGGTTACTCCACGATCCTGATCGCGGCAAGCCTTCCGCCGGGAGGGCGACTCGTCTCGATCGAGGTCAGCCCCTATCTCGCGCGGATCACCGAACGCAACGTGGAGGCGGCCGGGCTGGGCCCCCGACGCCAAAGGCGTGGGGAGGGCCGCGTGAGGGTGATCGCGGGCGACGCCCGCCGCGTGATCCCGCTCCT
Proteins encoded in this region:
- a CDS encoding class I SAM-dependent methyltransferase produces the protein MTKRAQAMLAQMDRATARWVLPIIGREKGRFVARLIARERPTRALEIGSLIGYSTILIAASLPPGGRLVSIEVSPYLARITERNVEAAGLGPRRQRRGEGRVRVIAGDARRVIPLLRQRFDFVLIDAAKQEYLDYLRALEPRLKRGALVIADNTKIYRRELRRYLSRARTSGRYASREQDFGKDAMEVSRFLG